The DNA segment TTTGGGTTCGGTCAGACCCCGAAATATGTATTTCTGATGATCGGCGACGGGATGAGCGGTTCACACCGGAGACTGTTTCACGATCAGTTTGGGCCGATGACGCTGGGCACGTTTGAAAAATCAATTCTAACCGGCACGGATAACGTGCAGGGAAAGACAACGGATTCGGCAGCATCCGGTACAGCACTGGCTTGCGGTATTAAGACCTGCAATGGTGCGATTGGGATGAATGCGGATAAGGTTCCGGTGACGGGTCTGGCGAAAATTCTGCAAAATCGCGGCTATAAAATCGGCATCATTTCATCGGTGGGTATTAATGATGCAACGCCGGCGGCGCACTACGGCAACCGCGAACACCGCTCGCTGCACGCCGGGCTGCTTTCCGACATGGCGGCGAGTAACTTTGATTTTTTCGGCATCAGTTCGGTACTTTATCCAAAAGGTTATACGGAAGCGATGTTTGAGGCGCGGATGCGGCGCAGCGGCTATGAGTTTTGTCGCGGAGCCGAATTATTCAACTTAGATCCGGCGAAAAAGAACGCGGTGATGTCGTCGATGGATCCGGACTGGCCGGCGCAGACACGTAACGGGCCGTCGCTGGCGGAGTATACGCGCGAAGCGGCGAAGCTGCTGAAAAACGATATCGGCTTTTTTATGATGGTTGAAGGCGGTGCAATCGACCATCGTGCGCACAATAATGATTCCGCCGGAATTATCCGTGAAATGGCGGAGTTTGACCTGGCAGTAGCCGCGGCGGTTGAATTTTATAATCAGTATCCGGCTGAAACGCTCGTTGTGGTTACCGCAGATCACGATACCGGCGGAATTATTTTTGAAGAGGATAAATCCGCCGCGCCGGGATTTTGGACAAGCCAGACGATGAAGCTGCTGGATATGGAGCCGGTGATGGAGCAGATGAAAAACTCCGGCGCCGGACTCGATGCGCTGGTTGAGTGGTGCGTGAAAAACACCGGACTTGAAGACCTGACCGCTGACGAAACGGCGCGCATCATGCAGGCGGCGAATTATTACGTGCATGGCGGACTGACTGCTGAAGATAAAATGACCGGCTACGGCCGGTATAATCCGCTGGCGGTGGAAGTAATGCGCGTGCGCGATACGCGCAACGGTTTCCGCTTTACAACGTTCGGCCACACCAGCCGGAAAATAATTACGAACGCCAAAGGCTCCGGCGCCGGATTGTTTACTGAACCGCTGGAAAACAGTGATATTCCGCACCGGATTGCAACCGCAATGCTCGGCCGTAACGACGAATTAATTTCCGGCGCAAAAACAATACCGTTTCCGCCGAACGAAGCGATGGATTATATTGCATTGCAAAGCGCAACGCCGGAATCGCTCATGCTCCGTGCCGGACTGATGAGCGAGCAGAATCTGAGATTCACGCTGTCGGCGGGAGAAAACGTTGTTGAGCAGAAAGAATTTTACGGCGCATCCGGCCGGATCATATTTTCGGATTTAACGCCGGATACAGACTATACAGTTCGCTGCGAATCCGGCGCCGGAAAAGTACAAAAACTGACCGCGCGCACTTTAAAACAGCCTGCCGGAAAAAAACTGATGAGCCTTGCGATTATCAGCGACCCGCACGTTTCACTTTTTCCGGATAATCCGGCAAGTCGTATGCACTCGCTCAGCGTCGATATTCTGACCGGTATTGTAAACGACCTTAACCAGTCCGGTTGTGAACTGCTGCTGCTGCCCGGCGATCTGACCGATAAAAGCCGGGAGGAGGAACTCGAAGCGGTTGAAAACGTGCTGTCCGGCGCCCGAATGCCGTTGATTGCGACGAAAGGAAATCACGATCAGGCCGAGGGCGGATTTGCCGAAAAATGGGAACAGCTGTTCGGCGCGCCCGCCGGAATAAAAACCATTTCCGGCATACAGTTTGTATGGCTGGATACGAATGACGGCAGACTGAACAAACCGTGGAACGCCGGTGTGATCAAGCAGCTCGACGAAACCAAACCGGCCGTCATTATTTCGCATTATCAGTTAGTGCCGGACAAAGCGATTGCGCCGCGCGATGCCGATGCCGGAATCCATGACGCAAAAAATTTCCGGTGCCGTTCAATGCTCAAAAAAATCGCACGCAGCAGATCGATCATTTATGTCGGCCACAAAAACATTGCGAGTATTGCCATGCTCGGCAACGCACCGCAGTTTAACTGTCCGCAAACCACTCAGTTTCCGAACGGCTACCTGGCTGCCGAAATTTATGAATCAGGAATCCAGCAGTGGTTTGTTCCGGGTACGGATCCGTACCGCGAAGAATATTCGCGGCGGCTGGATTCTTCGAGTCAGCGGACGGAGACACCGTTCCGCGATGCAAATTCATTTACGGTCTGGAACCGGTTCGTTCCGTGGCCGAAAAATTAATTTTTAGCAGTTATGAAAAATGTTGTGTTTATCGGCGGATGGGGGCACTGGTTTGAGGCGGCGAATGAATTCAGCGTGTGCAGCGATGTCTGTTTTTCCGGCGCCGCGCCGGCGTATGCCGGTGAAGAACTTTCCGGTGTGGTGAACCATCCGGCGCTTGCCGGAATTCCGGTGTTTAACAGTGCCGATGAGTTGTTTAAAAACGTGGCGGCGGATATTGCAGTGATCAGCACGCGCCCCGGAAATATTGCGGCGACAGTGATTTGTGCGGCGGATGCCGGGTGTGATGTGATCGCCGAAAAACCGGTCGGGATCACGTTCGATGAAGTGGATGCGGTGGAGACGGCGCTTAAAAAAAATAACGTGCGTTTGATGGCGATGTTTTCAATGCGCGCCGATCCGGTTTTTCAAACCGCGAAACGGCTGGTGAACGAAGGCGCCATTGGAATGCCGGTGCTGGTGAATGCGCGCAAGTCGTATAAATTCGGCGATGAAACAAAACGTCCGGACTGGTTCGGTGAACGTGCTGTTTACGGCGGAACATTTCCATGGGTCGGCATTCATGCGCTGGATATCATCCGTTTTACGACCGGTTTGAAAATGACACAGGTCGCGGCGCTGCAGAATAATTTTATACATCCGGCACTGCCGGCATGCGAAGATTCATGTGCCGGGCTTTTTATGCTGAGTAACGGCGCACCGGCAACGGTAAGCATAGATTATTTCCGTCCGGCGTCTGCCGGAACGCATGGCGACGACTGGGTACGGATTGTCGGCACCGGCGGAATTATTGAAGCGCGCTCAAATGAAACCAGCGTTACTCTTTTGAAAGACGGAAAAACTCCGGAACCGGTTGAACTGGATATTCCGGCGCCGCTGTATCTGCCTTTTATCGAAAACAAAAATGCGCTGACGAATACGGCCGATGCACTTGAACTGACTCGCGCCGGATTATGCGCGCGGCAATCGGCGGATGAGCAGAAAATTATTAATATCAATAAACAATGACTGGATTTT comes from the Kiritimatiellales bacterium genome and includes:
- a CDS encoding Gfo/Idh/MocA family oxidoreductase, translating into MKNVVFIGGWGHWFEAANEFSVCSDVCFSGAAPAYAGEELSGVVNHPALAGIPVFNSADELFKNVAADIAVISTRPGNIAATVICAADAGCDVIAEKPVGITFDEVDAVETALKKNNVRLMAMFSMRADPVFQTAKRLVNEGAIGMPVLVNARKSYKFGDETKRPDWFGERAVYGGTFPWVGIHALDIIRFTTGLKMTQVAALQNNFIHPALPACEDSCAGLFMLSNGAPATVSIDYFRPASAGTHGDDWVRIVGTGGIIEARSNETSVTLLKDGKTPEPVELDIPAPLYLPFIENKNALTNTADALELTRAGLCARQSADEQKIININKQ
- a CDS encoding alkaline phosphatase, with translation MRFKTKTGIFKKFLLIFLFAGFGFGQTPKYVFLMIGDGMSGSHRRLFHDQFGPMTLGTFEKSILTGTDNVQGKTTDSAASGTALACGIKTCNGAIGMNADKVPVTGLAKILQNRGYKIGIISSVGINDATPAAHYGNREHRSLHAGLLSDMAASNFDFFGISSVLYPKGYTEAMFEARMRRSGYEFCRGAELFNLDPAKKNAVMSSMDPDWPAQTRNGPSLAEYTREAAKLLKNDIGFFMMVEGGAIDHRAHNNDSAGIIREMAEFDLAVAAAVEFYNQYPAETLVVVTADHDTGGIIFEEDKSAAPGFWTSQTMKLLDMEPVMEQMKNSGAGLDALVEWCVKNTGLEDLTADETARIMQAANYYVHGGLTAEDKMTGYGRYNPLAVEVMRVRDTRNGFRFTTFGHTSRKIITNAKGSGAGLFTEPLENSDIPHRIATAMLGRNDELISGAKTIPFPPNEAMDYIALQSATPESLMLRAGLMSEQNLRFTLSAGENVVEQKEFYGASGRIIFSDLTPDTDYTVRCESGAGKVQKLTARTLKQPAGKKLMSLAIISDPHVSLFPDNPASRMHSLSVDILTGIVNDLNQSGCELLLLPGDLTDKSREEELEAVENVLSGARMPLIATKGNHDQAEGGFAEKWEQLFGAPAGIKTISGIQFVWLDTNDGRLNKPWNAGVIKQLDETKPAVIISHYQLVPDKAIAPRDADAGIHDAKNFRCRSMLKKIARSRSIIYVGHKNIASIAMLGNAPQFNCPQTTQFPNGYLAAEIYESGIQQWFVPGTDPYREEYSRRLDSSSQRTETPFRDANSFTVWNRFVPWPKN